From a single Nicotiana tomentosiformis chromosome 2, ASM39032v3, whole genome shotgun sequence genomic region:
- the LOC104093566 gene encoding VQ motif-containing protein 22-like, whose protein sequence is MNNNTIPTSPTQWNMDIQMPYYQQTDHFELANTPYESFSQDSTIMTTTTYPSHVTISSDYQYSNLSPENSSGNGDSLKTSMISKPVKRRSRASKKTPTTLVNASISNFRAVVQQYTGCHTYPIKNQRGPINLSFGPQTGDFLESSIGEGSHYGYYSHEEAANKEQKQEYFQESGSPAGYSNSGNSIG, encoded by the coding sequence ATGAATAACAACACTATCCCAACTTCTCCTACTCAATGGAATATGGATATCCAAATGCCATATTACCAACAAACAGATCATTTTGAACTAGCAAATACCCCTTATGAAAGTTTCTCACAAGATTCTACAATCATGACCACTACTACCTATCCAAGTCATGTTACAATAAGTAGTGATTATCAGTATTCCAATTTAAGTCCTGAAAATTCCTCTGGAAATGGTGATAGCCTTAAAACTAGTATGATATCAAAGCCAGTGAAAAGGAGATCAAGAGCTTCTAAGAAAACTCCTACTACTCTTGTTAATGCCAGCATATCGAATTTTCGAGCAGTTGTACAACAATACACTGGTTGTCACACTTATCCAATCAAGAATCAAAGGGGTCCTATTAACTTAAGTTTTGGACCACAAACAGGTGATTTTCTTGAAAGTTCAATAGGAGAGGGTTCTCATTATGGATATTACTCTCATGAAGAAGCTGCAAATAAGGAACAAAAGCAAGAATATTTTCAAGAGAGTGGTTCTCCTGCAGGATATAGTAATTCTGGAAATAGTATAGGTTAA
- the LOC138905852 gene encoding uncharacterized protein, with protein sequence MAVKMKRLQLQVFGDSQLVINQLLGSYEVKKPELRPYHYYAKILMGWVGDVTIQHVPRKENKKADVLVALASSLTLPDQAQVTVCQKWVVPPPNEVEGEGNELKHLVAIFEAEKEEWR encoded by the coding sequence atggctgtaAAAATGAAGCGATTACAATtacaagtctttggtgactctcagttggtgatcaaccagcttttaggtagttacgaggtcaagaaaccTGAACTACGCCCATATCATTATTATGCTAAAATATTAATGGGATGGGTCGGTGACGTGACTATTCAacatgtgccaaggaaagaaaacaagaaggctGATGTTTTAGTTgccctagcttcatcgttaacTTTGCCTGATCAAGCACAAGTTACtgtctgccaaaaatgggtagtaccgccgccaaatgaggttgaaggtgaaggaaatgaactcaagcatcttgtcGCTATTTTTGAagctgagaaagaagaatggcgataa